A genomic segment from Necator americanus strain Aroian chromosome III, whole genome shotgun sequence encodes:
- a CDS encoding hypothetical protein (NECATOR_CHRIII.G11263.T3), with the protein MKIVSDCVLTTREQFPQTLTCMPFSELKFRVIALQETKCRRSDVRQMNDGTHVIRGEKVPSRNVGGVGFVVHPSVVHLVDSHETLSPRLAILRLRPLRQKSISIINCYSPTSAADESELDAFYEELKEVVRNEKSFYKFVVRDFNAKLGKATEEEYRIGRFGLGDRNENGNRLAGLLSAARLFHGNSLFMKKDHRRWTWESPNGATRAEIDHILTNRRWCLLDVSVVPSFCSGSDHRLLRAKIRLSHAMEKNICYRQRRRKEVVYDDCVLEYSLSQGDWHIEEDPNVDYEKLLRELRACAERASKPRTTNLDRISKTTKELLERRRASRLDSNASHTERLVANTSCRKALQEDLLKYRQKKILEAAQRRTSLKKCRRDLRDYNIPLATLLSEDGTRTSSRHEMEIITERFYSSLVRSSTPVSSPIIPTGEAPPRILPSEVRVAIKSMKPGTAPGPNFISADFLRADQWKTSRTVLIHKKGDREDLRNYRPICLLSVLYKVFKIILTRISTTLDEAQPQEQAGFRQGFGCLDHIQTVSRVIEVCREYHLPLVLTFVDYEKVFDSVETNAILSALVDQGVDASYVRKLANCYDRCTTRIQLFHRPLTIPIGTGIRQGDTISLKLFTAALQCIMKSLSWEERAYVLMEGLFRTFVSRTTSSSTREAETMLNELNEAGKRIGLRINRKKTQFMKNAHCEDGGVQLEGPQIVETPSYVYLGRSINMENDLKEELNRRMGAT; encoded by the exons ATGAAGattgtctcagactgtgtacttacaacgcgagaacagtttccacagacgctgacctgcatgcccttctcggagctcaAATTTcgcgtgattgctctgcaggagaccaaatgcagaaggagcgacgtacgacagatgaatgacggtacacacgtcattcgtggagagaaggttccatcgcgaaatgtaggcggtgttggttttgtcgtgcacccatctgtcgtccatctcgtcgattctcacgagaccctgtcacctcgtctggccattcttcgcctccgccctctgcgccaaaaatccatcagtatcatcaactgctattcaccaacatcagcagctgatgaatccgaattggacgcgttttacgaggagctgaaggaagtagtccgcaacgagaagtccttctacaaattcgttgtcagAGACtttaacgcaaaactaggaaaggccacagaagaggaatacaggattggaagatttggactaggggaccggaatgaaaatggcaatcgtctcgccgggctgttgtccgccgctcgcctctttcatgggaactctcttttcatgaaaaaagatcatcgtcggtggacatgggaatcgcccaacgGCGcaactcgtgcggagatcgaccacatactcaccaatcggaggtggtgtctacttgacgtctcagtagtaccatccttttgtagtggttctgatcatcgtctccttcgtgcgaaaatacgacttagccacgcgatggaaaagaacatctgctatcggcaacgaaggagaaaagaagtcgtctacgacgattgcgtactcgagtactccttgtcccaaggtgactggcacatcgaggaggacccaaacgtggactacgagaagTTGCTCAGAgaattacgagcctgtgctgaacgtgcctcgaagccgcgcacgacaaacttggatcgaatttcgaagaccactaaggaattgttggaaagaagaagggcttcgAGGCTTGAttcgaatgcatcgcacactgagcggttagtagcaaacactagctgcaggaaagcgttgcaggaggatcttttgaagtacaggcagaagaagattctggaagcagcacaaagaagaacgagtctaaagaagtgccgcagggatctccgcgattataatattccgctagcaaccttgctgagcgaagacgggactcgcacgtcttctcgtcatGAGATGGAAAtaattacggagaggttctactcgagccttgtccgttcatcaactcctgtatcaagcccaatcatccccactggcgaagctccaccacggattctcccttcagaagtacgagtcgctatcaagagcatgaagcCTGGCACAGCTCCCGGACctaattttatatcagcagactttcttcgggctg accagtggaagacctcgcgaaccgttcttatccataagaaaggtgaccgagaagaccttcggaactaccgtccgatatgcttgctgagcgtgttatacaaagtattcaagatcatcctcacgcgcatatctacgacgctggatgaagcccagcctcaagaacaagctggattccgccaggggttcggctgcttggaccacatccagaccgtgtcgagggtcatagaggtttgccgggaataccacctgccccttgttctaaccttcgtcgactatgagaaagtctttgacagcgtagaaacgaatgcaatactgtcagcgctggtcgatcaaggtgtggacgcgtcgtatgtgaggaaattagccaattgctacgatcgatgcacgactaggatacagcttttccaccgccctctcaccatacccattggaacggggatacgacaaggcgatactatatcgctgaaactgttcacggctgcattgcaatgcataatgaaatcactatcttgggaagaaagggcatacgtgttgatggaaggtttgtttcgaaccttcgtttcgcggacgacatcgagCAGTACCAgggaagcagaaacgatgctgaacgaattgaacgaagcaggaaagagaataggattacgaataaacagaaagaagacacagttcatgaagaacgcccactgcgaggacggaggagtacaacttgaagggccccaaatcgtggaaactccgtcatacgtatacctcggacgttctataaacatggaaaacgacttgaaggaagaactgaatagaagaatgggAGCAACATAG
- a CDS encoding hypothetical protein (NECATOR_CHRIII.G11263.T2), with protein MKIVSDCVLTTREQFPQTLTCMPFSELKFRVIALQETKCRRSDVRQMNDGTHVIRGEKVPSRNVGGVGFVVHPSVVHLVDSHETLSPRLAILRLRPLRQKSISIINCYSPTSAADESELDAFYEELKEVVRNEKSFYKFVVRDFNAKLGKATEEEYRIGRFGLGDRNENGNRLAGLLSAARLFHGNSLFMKKDHRRWTWESPNGATRAEIDHILTNRRWCLLDVSVVPSFCSGSDHRLLRAKIRLSHAMEKNICYRQRRRKEVVYDDCVLEYSLSQGDWHIEEDPNVDYEKLLRELRACAERASKPRTTNLDRISKTTKELLERRRASRLDSNASHTERLVANTSCRKALQEDLLKYRQKKILEAAQRRTSLKKCRRDLRDYNIPLATLLSEDGTRTSSRHEMEIITERFYSSLVRSSTPVSSPIIPTGEAPPRILPSEVRVAIKSMKPGTAPGPNFISADFLRAGGHPLHVVLAAHMTS; from the coding sequence ATGAAGattgtctcagactgtgtacttacaacgcgagaacagtttccacagacgctgacctgcatgcccttctcggagctcaAATTTcgcgtgattgctctgcaggagaccaaatgcagaaggagcgacgtacgacagatgaatgacggtacacacgtcattcgtggagagaaggttccatcgcgaaatgtaggcggtgttggttttgtcgtgcacccatctgtcgtccatctcgtcgattctcacgagaccctgtcacctcgtctggccattcttcgcctccgccctctgcgccaaaaatccatcagtatcatcaactgctattcaccaacatcagcagctgatgaatccgaattggacgcgttttacgaggagctgaaggaagtagtccgcaacgagaagtccttctacaaattcgttgtcagAGACtttaacgcaaaactaggaaaggccacagaagaggaatacaggattggaagatttggactaggggaccggaatgaaaatggcaatcgtctcgccgggctgttgtccgccgctcgcctctttcatgggaactctcttttcatgaaaaaagatcatcgtcggtggacatgggaatcgcccaacgGCGcaactcgtgcggagatcgaccacatactcaccaatcggaggtggtgtctacttgacgtctcagtagtaccatccttttgtagtggttctgatcatcgtctccttcgtgcgaaaatacgacttagccacgcgatggaaaagaacatctgctatcggcaacgaaggagaaaagaagtcgtctacgacgattgcgtactcgagtactccttgtcccaaggtgactggcacatcgaggaggacccaaacgtggactacgagaagTTGCTCAGAgaattacgagcctgtgctgaacgtgcctcgaagccgcgcacgacaaacttggatcgaatttcgaagaccactaaggaattgttggaaagaagaagggcttcgAGGCTTGAttcgaatgcatcgcacactgagcggttagtagcaaacactagctgcaggaaagcgttgcaggaggatcttttgaagtacaggcagaagaagattctggaagcagcacaaagaagaacgagtctaaagaagtgccgcagggatctccgcgattataatattccgctagcaaccttgctgagcgaagacgggactcgcacgtcttctcgtcatGAGATGGAAAtaattacggagaggttctactcgagccttgtccgttcatcaactcctgtatcaagcccaatcatccccactggcgaagctccaccacggattctcccttcagaagtacgagtcgctatcaagagcatgaagcCTGGCACAGCTCCCGGACctaattttatatcagcagactttcttcgggctggtggccatccgcttcatgtagtcttagcagcgcacatgacatcctag
- a CDS encoding hypothetical protein (NECATOR_CHRIII.G11263.T1): protein MPFSELKFRVIALQETKCRRSDVRQMNDGTHVIRGEKVPSRNVGGVGFVVHPSVVHLVDSHETLSPRLAILRLRPLRQKSISIINCYSPTSAADESELDAFYEELKEVVRNEKSFYKFVVRDFNAKLGKATEEEYRIGRFGLGDRNENGNRLAGLLSAARLFHGNSLFMKKDHRRWTWESPNGATRAEIDHILTNRRWCLLDVSVVPSFCSGSDHRLLRAKIRLSHAMEKNICYRQRRRKEVVYDDCVLEYSLSQGDWHIEEDPNVDYEKLLRELRACAERASKPRTTNLDRISKTTKELLERRRASRLDSNASHTERLVANTSCRKALQEDLLKYRQKKILEAAQRRTSLKKCRRDLRDYNIPLATLLSEDGTRTSSRHEMEIITERFYSSLVRSSTPVSSPIIPTGEAPPRILPSEVRVAIKSMKPGTAPGPNFISADFLRAGGHPLHVVLAAHMTS from the coding sequence atgcccttctcggagctcaAATTTcgcgtgattgctctgcaggagaccaaatgcagaaggagcgacgtacgacagatgaatgacggtacacacgtcattcgtggagagaaggttccatcgcgaaatgtaggcggtgttggttttgtcgtgcacccatctgtcgtccatctcgtcgattctcacgagaccctgtcacctcgtctggccattcttcgcctccgccctctgcgccaaaaatccatcagtatcatcaactgctattcaccaacatcagcagctgatgaatccgaattggacgcgttttacgaggagctgaaggaagtagtccgcaacgagaagtccttctacaaattcgttgtcagAGACtttaacgcaaaactaggaaaggccacagaagaggaatacaggattggaagatttggactaggggaccggaatgaaaatggcaatcgtctcgccgggctgttgtccgccgctcgcctctttcatgggaactctcttttcatgaaaaaagatcatcgtcggtggacatgggaatcgcccaacgGCGcaactcgtgcggagatcgaccacatactcaccaatcggaggtggtgtctacttgacgtctcagtagtaccatccttttgtagtggttctgatcatcgtctccttcgtgcgaaaatacgacttagccacgcgatggaaaagaacatctgctatcggcaacgaaggagaaaagaagtcgtctacgacgattgcgtactcgagtactccttgtcccaaggtgactggcacatcgaggaggacccaaacgtggactacgagaagTTGCTCAGAgaattacgagcctgtgctgaacgtgcctcgaagccgcgcacgacaaacttggatcgaatttcgaagaccactaaggaattgttggaaagaagaagggcttcgAGGCTTGAttcgaatgcatcgcacactgagcggttagtagcaaacactagctgcaggaaagcgttgcaggaggatcttttgaagtacaggcagaagaagattctggaagcagcacaaagaagaacgagtctaaagaagtgccgcagggatctccgcgattataatattccgctagcaaccttgctgagcgaagacgggactcgcacgtcttctcgtcatGAGATGGAAAtaattacggagaggttctactcgagccttgtccgttcatcaactcctgtatcaagcccaatcatccccactggcgaagctccaccacggattctcccttcagaagtacgagtcgctatcaagagcatgaagcCTGGCACAGCTCCCGGACctaattttatatcagcagactttcttcgggctggtggccatccgcttcatgtagtcttagcagcgcacatgacatcctag
- a CDS encoding hypothetical protein (NECATOR_CHRIII.G11264.T1), protein MKSLSWEERAYVLMEGLFRTFVSRTTSSSTREAETMLNELNEAGKRIGLRINRKKTQFMKNAHCEDGGVQLEGPQIVETPSYVYLGRSINMENDLKEELNRRMGAT, encoded by the coding sequence atgaaatcactatcttgggaagaaagggcatacgtgttgatggaaggtttgtttcgaaccttcgtttcgcggacgacatcgagCAGTACCAgggaagcagaaacgatgctgaacgaattgaacgaagcaggaaagagaataggattacgaataaacagaaagaagacacagttcatgaagaacgcccactgcgaggacggaggagtacaacttgaagggccccaaatcgtggaaactccgtcatacgtatacctcggacgttctataaacatggaaaacgacttgaaggaagaactgaatagaagaatgggAGCAACATAG
- a CDS encoding hypothetical protein (NECATOR_CHRIII.G11265.T1), giving the protein MASPCLHAHTCSLDTLDTTNGQMQTSIRLKTAIPKLEMNELKLGRTQSSQRSLLYPIFLFSGSKITLSWLNSPLHRSQVGRLIENRLREIRSITKPLHSEDVTVEIRNISTSRPESEAYATTRISNKRRRRIWACGQRV; this is encoded by the coding sequence ATGGCATCGCCATGCCTGCATGCGCATACGTGTTCACTCGACACACTTGACACTACTAATGGTCAAATGCAAACTTCAATACGTTTGAAAACAGCCATCCCGAAACTCGAAATGAACGAACTGAAATTAGGTCGCACTCAGTCTTCACAGCGAAGCCTTCTCTATCCTATCTTCTTATTCTCAGGTTCCAAAATAACACTGAGCTGGTTAAACTCACCGTTACACAGATCACAAGTCGGGCGGTTAATCGAAAATCGTCTTAGGGAGATTCGGAGCATCACGAAACCACTGCACTCGGAAGACGTCACAGTCGAAATCCGCAACATCTCGACATCCCGACCAGAGTCGGAAGCTTACGCAACAACACGAATAAGCAATAAAAGGCGAAGACGGATTTGGGCCTGTGGTCAAAGGGTATGA
- a CDS encoding hypothetical protein (NECATOR_CHRIII.G11266.T1): MKLDTAPDADFISADFLRDGGHPLHVILAAHMTSYLQKERIPDQWKTSRTVLIHKKGDREDLRNYYPICLLSVLYKVFKIILTRISRTLDEAQPQEQAGFRQGFSCLDHIQTVSRVIESKVIALHNGLPPHSGVEVTLGVELRSAEVGRRPVVKAKLAVAWLLSLGKSLFATPAYSLPQYSAHWALPSQTSDGMATDCVLTTREQFPQTLTCMPFSELKFRVIALQETKCRRSDVRQMNDGTHVIRGEKVPSRNVGGVGFVVHPSVVHLVDSHETLSPRLAILRLRPLRQKSISIINCYSPTSAADESELDAFYEELKEVVRNEKSFYKFVVRDFNAKLGKATEEEYRIGRFGLGDRNENGNRLAGLLSAARLFHGNSLFMKKDHRRWTWESPNGATRAEIDHILTNRRWCLLDVSVVPSFCSGSDHRLLRAKIRLSHAMEKNICYRQRRRKEVVYDDCVLEYSLSQGDWHIEEDPNVDYEKLLRELRACAERASKPRTTNLDRISKTTKELLERRRASRLDSNASHTERLVANTSCRKALQEDLLKYRQKKILEAAQRRTSLKKCRRDLRDYNIPLATLLSEDGTRTSSRHEMEIITERFYSSLVRSSTPVSSPIIPTGEAPPRILPSEKERIPDQWKTSRTVLIHKKGDREDLRNYRPICLLSVLYKVFKIILTRISTTLDEAQPQEQAGFRQGFGCLDHIQTVSRVIEVCREYHLPLVLTFVDYEKVFDSVETNAILSALVDQGVDASYVRKLANCYDRCTTRIQLFHRPLTIPIGTGIRQGDTISLKLFTAALQCIMKSLSWEERAYVLMEGLFRTFVSRTTSSSTREAETMLNELNEAGKRIGLRINRKKTQFMKNAHCEDGGVQLEGPQIVETPSYVYLGRSINMENDLKEELNRRMGAT, from the exons ATGAAACTTGACACAGCCCCCGACGCTGATTTTATATctgcagactttcttcgggatGGTGgtcatccgcttcatgtaatcttagcagcgcacatgacatcctaccttcagaaagaaaggatcccagaccagtggaagacctcgcgaaccgttcttatccataagaaaggtgatcgagaggaccttcggaactactatccgatatgcttgctgagcgtgttatacaaagtattcaagatcatcctcacgcgcatatctaggacgctggatgaagcccagcctcaagaacaagctggattccgccaggggttcagctgcttggaccacatccagaccgtgtcgagggtcatagag TCTAAGGTCATTGctctccacaacggtttaccgcctcatagtggcgtggaggtgacactgggcgtcgaactgcgatcagcggag gttgggcggcgacctgtggtgaaagctaagctcgccgtggcatggctgcttagtttggggaaaagtctctttgccactccagcatattcactgcctcagtactctgcacactgggccctgccgtctcagacgtcggacggtatggcgaccg actgtgtacttacaacgcgagaacagtttccacagacgctgacctgcatgcccttctcggagctcaAATTTcgcgtgattgctctgcaggagaccaaatgcagaaggagcgacgtacgacagatgaatgacggtacacacgtcattcgtggagagaaggttccatcgcgaaatgtaggcggtgttggttttgtcgtgcacccatctgtcgtccatctcgtcgattctcacgagaccctgtcacctcgtctggccattcttcgcctccgccctctgcgccaaaaatccatcagtatcatcaactgctattcaccaacatcagcagctgatgaatccgaattggacgcgttttacgaggagctgaaggaagtagtccgcaacgagaagtccttctacaaattcgttgtcagAGACtttaacgcaaaactaggaaaggccacagaagaggaatacaggattggaagatttggactaggggaccggaatgaaaatggcaatcgtctcgccgggctgttgtccgccgctcgcctctttcatgggaactctcttttcatgaaaaaagatcatcgtcggtggacatgggaatcgcccaacgGCGcaactcgtgcggagatcgaccacatactcaccaatcggaggtggtgtctacttgacgtctcagtagtaccatccttttgtagtggttctgatcatcgtctccttcgtgcaaaaatacgacttagccacgcgatggaaaagaacatctgctatcggcaacgaaggagaaaagaagtcgtctacgacgattgcgtactcgagtactccttgtcccaaggtgactggcacatcgaggaggacccaaacgtggactacgagaagTTGCTCAGAgaattacgagcctgtgctgaacgtgcctcgaagccgcgcacgacaaacttggatcgaatttcgaagaccactaaggaattgttggaaagaagaagggcttcgAGGCTTGAttcgaatgcatcgcacactgagcggttagtagcaaacactagctgcaggaaagcgttgcaggaggatcttttgaagtacaggcagaagaagattctggaagcagcacaaagaagaacgagtctaaagaagtgccgcagggatctccgcgattataatattccgctagcaaccttgctgagcgaagacgggactcgcacgtcttctcgtcatGAGATGGAAAtaattacggagaggttctactcgagccttgtccgttcatcaactcctgtatcaagcccaatcatccccactggcgaagctccaccacggattctcccttcagaa aaagaaaggatcccagaccagtggaagacctcgcgaaccgttcttatccataagaaaggtgaccgagaagaccttcggaactaccgtccgatatgcttgctgagcgtgttatacaaagtattcaagatcatcctcacgcgcatatctacgacgctggatgaagcccagcctcaagaacaagctggattccgccaggggttcggctgcttggaccacatccagaccgtgtcgagggtcatagaggtttgccgggaataccacctgccccttgttctaaccttcgtcgactatgagaaagtctttgacagcgtagaaacgaatgcaatactgtcagcgctggtcgatcaaggtgtggacgcgtcgtatgtgaggaaattagccaattgctacgatcgatgcacgactaggatacagcttttccaccgccctctcaccatacccattggaacggggatacgacaaggcgatactatatcgctgaaactgttcacggctgcattgcaatgcataatgaaatcactatcttgggaagaaagggcatacgtgttgatggaaggtttgtttcgaaccttcgtttcgcggacgacatcgagCAGTACCAgggaagcagaaacgatgctgaacgaattgaacgaagcaggaaagagaataggattacgaataaacagaaagaagacacagttcatgaagaacgcccactgcgaggacggaggagtacaacttgaagggccccaaatcgtggaaactccgtcatacgtatacctcggacgttctataaacatggaaaacgacttgaaggaagaactgaatagaagaatgggAGCAACATAG